A genome region from Rhodanobacter thiooxydans includes the following:
- a CDS encoding peroxiredoxin, with protein sequence MNALSKFAALALVGSAALAAPALGALKEGARAPGFSAPAYLAGQPFTFKLADALKKGPLVLYFFPAAHTPGCNLEAHLFSEAIEQFKAQHATVIGVTAGNTSKLAAFSQETEHCGGKFAVAADEGAKIARSYDALLPMRPGWSDRTSYVIAPSGQIVHVYSNLNPKQHVRETLDAAQALGN encoded by the coding sequence ATGAATGCCCTGTCGAAATTCGCCGCGCTCGCCCTGGTGGGGAGCGCCGCCCTCGCCGCGCCGGCGCTGGGCGCCCTGAAGGAAGGCGCCAGGGCGCCCGGCTTTTCTGCGCCGGCCTATCTCGCCGGCCAGCCGTTCACGTTCAAGCTTGCCGATGCGCTGAAGAAGGGCCCGCTGGTGCTCTACTTCTTCCCCGCCGCGCACACCCCGGGCTGCAACCTGGAAGCGCACCTGTTCTCCGAGGCCATCGAGCAGTTCAAGGCGCAGCATGCCACGGTGATCGGCGTCACCGCCGGCAACACCTCGAAGCTGGCGGCGTTCTCGCAGGAGACCGAGCATTGCGGCGGCAAGTTCGCGGTTGCCGCGGACGAGGGCGCGAAGATCGCCAGGAGCTACGACGCGCTGCTGCCGATGCGGCCAGGCTGGTCGGACCGCACCTCCTATGTGATCGCCCCGTCCGGACAGATCGTACATGTCTATTCGAACCTGAACCCCAAGCAGCATGTGCGCGAGACGCTGGACGCCGCGCAGGCGCTCGGCAACTAG
- a CDS encoding M61 family metallopeptidase, producing the protein MSIVSLAGLPAGAHRRATGGALAVWFALAAGIAWAQAAPGVSVPPPQDVPYPGTIAIHVDAGDTSQGIFRVHETIPVQPGALTLLYPQWIPGDHSPTGPIAMLAGLALSAGGKPLAWTRDEYDVYAFHLDVPAGVSSVDADFQYLSGRTGSDGSIEMTDRMLALEWNKMALYPAGHYTRGITFAPSVTLPQGWQFGSALEAASHAGDTIRFKPVTFNTLVDSPIYAGCYFKRFDLNPGGTAPVHMDVVADAPKYLEVTPPQLQVHRALVTQATKLFGSHHYDHYDFLFSLSDELDGNGLEHHRSSENGLGADYFTAWSDAAPGRDLLAHEYTHSWNGKFRRPADLWTPNFKVPMGGSLLWVYEGQTQYWGFVLTARAGLWTPEQFRDALAMVAANYERNRPGFGWRTLEDTTNDPTAARRSGLPYRSWQMSEEYYSGGQMLWLAVDAKLRALSHDRKSLDDFARAFFGVDDGNFVTKTYTFDDVVSTLNGVAPYDWAGFLRARADARTPPLRDGIEGSGWKLVYTDQPSAYEKQYDSRPQSPRHLFNFAWSIGLTVGKNDQINDVRWNGPAFKAGVSTGATLVAVNGTAYTRDVLKDAIAAAKGSKAPIQLLLKYQGEYTTVPVDYHDGPQYPHLVRIEGTPDYLGEIIAARK; encoded by the coding sequence ATGTCCATTGTTTCTCTCGCCGGGTTGCCGGCCGGTGCGCACCGCAGGGCGACGGGTGGGGCGCTGGCGGTATGGTTCGCGCTCGCGGCGGGTATCGCCTGGGCGCAGGCGGCGCCGGGTGTCAGCGTGCCGCCGCCGCAGGACGTGCCGTACCCCGGCACGATCGCCATCCACGTCGATGCCGGCGACACCTCGCAGGGCATCTTCCGCGTGCACGAGACGATCCCGGTACAGCCGGGCGCCTTGACCCTGCTGTATCCGCAATGGATTCCCGGCGACCACTCGCCGACCGGCCCGATCGCCATGCTTGCCGGTCTCGCGCTCAGCGCCGGCGGCAAGCCGCTGGCGTGGACGCGCGACGAGTACGACGTGTACGCGTTCCATCTCGACGTGCCCGCCGGCGTTTCCAGCGTCGACGCGGATTTCCAGTACCTGTCCGGCCGCACGGGCAGCGATGGCTCGATCGAGATGACCGACCGCATGCTGGCGCTGGAATGGAACAAGATGGCGCTGTACCCGGCCGGCCACTACACGCGCGGCATCACCTTCGCGCCCAGTGTGACGCTGCCGCAAGGCTGGCAGTTCGGCAGCGCGCTGGAAGCGGCCTCGCACGCGGGCGACACCATCCGCTTCAAGCCGGTGACGTTCAACACACTGGTCGATTCGCCGATCTACGCCGGCTGCTACTTCAAGCGCTTCGACCTCAATCCCGGCGGCACCGCGCCGGTGCACATGGATGTCGTCGCCGATGCGCCGAAGTATCTCGAGGTCACGCCGCCGCAGCTGCAGGTGCACCGTGCGCTGGTGACGCAGGCGACGAAGCTGTTCGGTTCGCACCATTACGACCACTACGATTTCCTGTTCTCGCTGTCGGACGAGCTGGACGGCAACGGCCTGGAGCATCACCGGTCCAGCGAGAACGGCCTGGGCGCCGACTACTTCACCGCCTGGAGCGACGCCGCCCCCGGCCGCGACCTGCTGGCGCACGAGTACACGCATTCGTGGAACGGCAAGTTCCGCCGCCCGGCCGACCTGTGGACGCCGAACTTCAAGGTGCCGATGGGCGGTTCGCTGCTGTGGGTGTACGAGGGGCAGACGCAGTACTGGGGCTTCGTGCTGACCGCGCGCGCCGGCCTGTGGACGCCCGAGCAGTTCCGCGATGCGCTGGCGATGGTGGCGGCCAACTACGAGCGCAACCGCCCTGGCTTCGGCTGGCGTACGCTGGAGGACACCACCAACGACCCGACCGCCGCGCGCCGCTCCGGCCTGCCGTACCGCAGCTGGCAGATGAGCGAGGAGTACTACAGCGGCGGGCAGATGCTGTGGCTGGCGGTGGACGCGAAGCTGCGCGCGCTGAGCCACGACCGCAAGTCGCTGGACGATTTCGCACGCGCGTTTTTCGGCGTCGACGACGGCAATTTCGTCACCAAGACCTATACCTTCGACGACGTGGTGTCGACCTTGAACGGCGTGGCGCCGTACGACTGGGCCGGCTTCCTGCGCGCGCGTGCAGACGCACGCACGCCACCGCTGCGGGACGGCATCGAGGGCAGCGGCTGGAAGCTGGTCTATACCGACCAGCCAAGTGCCTACGAGAAGCAGTACGACAGCCGGCCGCAATCGCCCCGCCACCTGTTCAACTTCGCCTGGTCGATCGGCCTGACCGTGGGCAAGAATGACCAGATCAACGACGTGCGCTGGAACGGCCCGGCGTTCAAGGCCGGTGTCAGCACCGGCGCGACCCTGGTGGCGGTAAACGGTACGGCCTATACGCGCGACGTGCTGAAAGACGCGATCGCCGCGGCCAAGGGCAGCAAGGCGCCGATCCAGCTGCTGCTGAAATACCAGGGCGAATACACGACCGTGC